A single genomic interval of Halorubrum aethiopicum harbors:
- a CDS encoding Cdc6/Cdc18 family protein, translated as MDAADDLFTREDPIFANKELLEISHLPGEGRIVGRDDEIADLATAVNPAIFGQSPSNVLLYGKTGTGKSLCAKYVSKRLVSTAGEEGVNATFAYVDCAQDTTETQAVQTIAEGVNDPEATGINVPDKGLSTSTYYKRLWRILDQRYDVVLIILDEIDKLDDDAILMQLSRAGEAGKVTDCKLGVVGISNKIQYKDRMDERVKSSLCEREFVFPPYDANQLRAIMQARSDAFHDDVLEASTIPRAAALAAREHGDARKAIDILRYAGEIAQANGEPTVREEFVTQARERAETDRFRELIRGSTPHSRYVLQALALLSLSNERKDGFRTSRVYEIYENICRQEGSDSLSLRRVRDLLKEHAFLDIIEQSKHSGGSAEGSYTKHQLLEDPGVVKEVLVEDSTGG; from the coding sequence ATGGACGCAGCGGACGATCTCTTCACGAGGGAGGACCCGATCTTTGCCAACAAGGAACTCCTCGAGATCAGCCACCTCCCCGGTGAGGGTCGGATCGTCGGCCGCGACGACGAGATCGCCGATCTGGCTACCGCAGTCAATCCCGCGATCTTCGGCCAGAGCCCGAGCAACGTCCTCCTCTACGGGAAGACCGGGACGGGGAAATCCCTCTGTGCGAAGTACGTCTCGAAGCGACTCGTCTCGACGGCGGGCGAGGAGGGAGTCAACGCGACCTTCGCGTACGTCGACTGCGCCCAGGACACGACCGAGACCCAGGCCGTCCAGACCATCGCCGAGGGCGTGAACGACCCGGAAGCCACCGGAATCAACGTCCCCGACAAGGGACTCTCGACGTCGACGTACTACAAGCGGCTCTGGCGGATCCTCGACCAGCGGTACGACGTGGTCCTGATCATCCTCGACGAGATCGACAAGCTCGACGACGACGCGATCCTGATGCAGCTGTCCCGCGCCGGCGAGGCCGGGAAGGTCACCGACTGTAAGCTCGGCGTCGTCGGGATCAGCAACAAGATCCAGTACAAAGACCGGATGGACGAGCGGGTCAAATCGAGCCTCTGTGAACGCGAGTTCGTCTTTCCCCCCTACGACGCGAACCAGCTCCGGGCGATCATGCAGGCCCGCTCCGACGCGTTCCACGACGACGTGCTCGAGGCGTCGACGATCCCGCGGGCGGCCGCGCTCGCCGCCCGCGAGCACGGGGACGCCCGCAAGGCGATCGACATCCTCCGGTACGCCGGCGAGATCGCGCAGGCCAACGGCGAACCGACGGTCAGAGAGGAGTTCGTCACGCAGGCACGCGAGCGCGCGGAGACAGACCGCTTCCGCGAACTCATCCGCGGATCGACGCCGCACTCGCGGTACGTCCTCCAGGCGCTCGCGCTGCTCTCGCTTTCCAACGAACGCAAGGACGGGTTTCGGACCAGCCGCGTGTACGAGATCTACGAGAACATCTGTCGACAGGAGGGCTCCGATAGTCTCTCGTTACGCCGGGTTCGCGATCTGCTCAAGGAGCACGCCTTCCTCGACATCATCGAACAGTCGAAACACAGCGGCGGAAGCGCGGAGGGAAGCTACACCAAACACCAACTCCTCGAGGATCCCGGCGTCGTCAAGGAAGTTCTCGTCGAGGACTCCACGGGCGGCTGA
- a CDS encoding TATA-box-binding protein: MTNPADSIEIQNVVASTGIGQELDLEALAEDLPGADFNPDNFPGLVYRTQEPKAAALIFRSGKIVCTGAKSIDDVHEALGIIFEKLRGLQIPVEEDPEITVQNIVSSADLGHNLNLNALAIGLGLEDVEYEPEQFPGLVYRMDEPEVVILLFGSGKIVITGGKRTDDAEGAVEEIVERIEGLGLLG; encoded by the coding sequence ATGACGAACCCTGCAGACTCGATCGAGATTCAGAACGTAGTTGCATCGACGGGGATCGGCCAGGAACTCGACTTAGAGGCGCTCGCAGAGGACCTTCCGGGAGCCGACTTCAACCCTGACAACTTCCCGGGGCTCGTCTACCGGACCCAGGAGCCGAAGGCGGCGGCGCTCATCTTCCGGTCTGGTAAGATCGTCTGTACGGGCGCGAAGAGCATCGACGATGTTCACGAGGCGCTGGGGATCATCTTCGAGAAGCTCCGCGGGCTTCAGATCCCCGTCGAGGAGGATCCGGAGATCACGGTCCAAAACATCGTCTCGAGCGCGGACCTCGGCCACAACCTCAATCTCAACGCGCTCGCGATCGGACTCGGATTGGAGGACGTCGAGTACGAGCCCGAGCAGTTCCCCGGACTCGTCTACCGGATGGACGAGCCGGAAGTGGTGATCCTGCTGTTCGGCAGCGGAAAGATCGTCATCACCGGCGGGAAGCGCACCGACGACGCGGAGGGCGCGGTCGAGGAGATCGTCGAACGGATCGAAGGTCTCGGTCTGCTGGGTTGA
- a CDS encoding tyrosine-type recombinase/integrase, with translation MSESEYQIEIGGEADGGDRVPDLTPREAFERWMGRLRASKATSTVTSYHYQLKLFVEWCEEEGIATIGELTGWDIESYETERRNEGVELLSLNKEFRTLRLFLEYCARVELVDDDLPEKVDPPDVPRDAHVDETRLEHGRARMLLDYYDEHDYGSREHALLALAWYVGARLGGIRGLDLDDYDSDDAYLQFIHRPSEKTPLKNGRDGERAVGLPRHVCDTLDAYIAEHREEKYDDYGRRPLFTTLNGRMSQNSVRARMYLATQPCLHMECPHGNEREGCDYVDYTHGSKCPSSRSPHQVRTGSITWQLNRGVPIEVVAERVNTSVRVLKRHYDQPTKREELEERRREYVDRLGFGESGGEE, from the coding sequence ATGAGCGAGTCAGAATACCAGATCGAGATCGGCGGCGAGGCCGACGGCGGCGACAGAGTACCGGATCTAACCCCACGTGAGGCGTTTGAGCGGTGGATGGGACGCCTTCGGGCGTCGAAGGCCACGTCGACGGTCACCTCCTACCATTACCAACTCAAACTTTTCGTCGAGTGGTGCGAGGAGGAGGGCATCGCGACGATCGGCGAGCTCACGGGATGGGACATCGAGAGCTACGAAACCGAACGCCGGAACGAGGGCGTCGAGCTGCTCTCCCTGAATAAGGAGTTCCGCACCCTCCGGCTGTTCCTCGAATACTGTGCTCGCGTCGAACTCGTCGACGACGATCTCCCGGAGAAGGTCGACCCGCCGGACGTACCTCGCGACGCGCACGTCGACGAGACGCGGCTCGAACACGGCCGCGCGCGGATGCTCCTCGACTACTACGACGAACACGACTACGGGAGCCGCGAGCACGCGCTCCTCGCGCTCGCGTGGTACGTCGGTGCCCGGCTCGGCGGGATCCGCGGGCTCGATCTCGACGACTACGACAGCGACGACGCGTACCTCCAGTTTATCCACCGCCCGAGCGAGAAAACGCCGCTCAAGAACGGCCGCGACGGCGAGCGCGCCGTCGGGCTCCCGCGGCACGTGTGCGACACGCTCGACGCGTACATCGCGGAACACCGCGAGGAGAAGTACGACGACTACGGCCGCCGACCGCTCTTTACCACCCTGAACGGGCGGATGTCACAAAACTCCGTGCGGGCGCGGATGTACCTCGCGACGCAGCCCTGTCTCCATATGGAGTGCCCGCACGGGAACGAGCGGGAGGGGTGCGACTACGTCGACTACACGCACGGCTCAAAGTGCCCGTCCTCACGGAGCCCGCACCAGGTTCGGACCGGCTCGATCACCTGGCAGCTCAACCGGGGCGTGCCGATCGAGGTCGTCGCAGAGCGCGTGAACACCTCGGTTCGCGTGTTGAAGCGGCACTACGATCAACCGACGAAACGCGAGGAACTCGAGGAGCGCCGACGTGAGTACGTCGACAGACTCGGGTTCGGCGAGAGCGGAGGTGAAGAGTGA
- a CDS encoding DUF7839 domain-containing protein — MDDEGAVAPRVLDNKRDASKYRVLVEIAARQPAVSQGEIADVLGVTSQAVSDYVRELVDRGYVEKRGRGRYEVTKEGVDWLITRTDALSEFVSRVSEDVLGSVDVDAAIAADPISEGDEVRLTMRDGVLHAVAERRGETRHRGEKRHRGENRDRGEHRKEGTPVDGTSPPSEDTSTDGDAPATAVAVTDGAAGEAVGVTEFEGVVEYDPGVVTVIPVPVVTEGDPPSVEVVTDRVNEEGFVAIAGTEAYALATRAGIRPEIRFGTVDAVPQAALRGLDVLLLVSSDELSRHTTQLRESGVRYEVHDPVGDSP, encoded by the coding sequence ATGGACGACGAGGGAGCCGTCGCCCCGCGAGTACTCGATAACAAGCGCGACGCCAGCAAGTATCGGGTGCTCGTCGAGATCGCGGCCCGCCAGCCGGCGGTGAGTCAGGGAGAGATCGCCGACGTCCTCGGCGTCACCTCACAGGCCGTGAGCGATTACGTTCGCGAGCTCGTCGACCGTGGATACGTGGAGAAACGGGGCCGAGGGAGATACGAGGTGACGAAGGAGGGCGTCGACTGGCTCATCACGCGCACGGACGCGCTCTCGGAGTTCGTCTCCCGCGTGTCGGAGGACGTCCTCGGGAGCGTCGACGTCGACGCCGCGATCGCCGCCGATCCGATCTCGGAGGGCGACGAGGTCCGACTGACCATGCGCGACGGGGTCCTTCACGCAGTCGCCGAGCGCCGAGGGGAGACGCGGCATCGAGGAGAGAAGCGGCACCGAGGGGAGAATCGAGACCGAGGAGAACACCGGAAGGAGGGAACGCCGGTCGACGGGACATCGCCGCCGAGCGAGGACACTTCGACCGACGGGGACGCTCCGGCGACCGCGGTCGCCGTCACCGACGGGGCGGCCGGGGAGGCCGTCGGCGTGACCGAGTTCGAGGGCGTCGTCGAGTACGATCCGGGCGTCGTGACCGTGATCCCCGTTCCGGTCGTGACCGAGGGTGACCCGCCGTCGGTCGAGGTCGTGACCGACCGCGTAAACGAAGAGGGATTCGTCGCGATAGCGGGCACGGAGGCGTACGCGCTGGCGACGCGGGCCGGGATCCGTCCGGAGATCCGCTTCGGGACCGTCGACGCCGTACCGCAGGCAGCGCTCCGCGGGCTGGACGTGTTGCTCCTCGTCTCCAGCGACGAGCTCTCGCGTCACACGACGCAACTCCGAGAGAGCGGGGTTCGATACGAGGTACACGATCCGGTGGGCGACTCCCCCTGA
- a CDS encoding DMT family transporter codes for MTSSRTAPRVPPEVGLATAVLAVSTGAILVRWSDAPSSVAAFYRVLFTTLPLLPVAAWRYREQFGRIGRRDLGFATLSGVALAIHFAAWFESLEWTSVAASVTLVQAQPVFVALGAWLLLRERVTRRIAVGIGIAVAGMVAMSFGDFLGGVLVGPAPLYGNALALFGAVTAAGYVLAGRSLRQRLALVPYVVVVYGVCTASLFALVLAQGHPLSGYPPREWAVFLGLAVGPGLFGHTVVNWALGYLESSVVSVSLLGEPVGATILALVLLGETPTRFTVVGGVIVLAGIYLTTTGSR; via the coding sequence GTGACCTCGAGCAGAACCGCTCCCCGGGTGCCTCCAGAGGTGGGACTCGCGACCGCGGTTCTCGCGGTCAGTACGGGGGCGATCCTCGTCCGGTGGAGCGACGCGCCGAGTTCGGTCGCCGCCTTCTACCGCGTGCTTTTCACCACTCTCCCGCTGCTTCCGGTCGCCGCGTGGCGGTATCGCGAGCAGTTCGGCCGGATCGGTCGGCGCGACCTCGGCTTCGCGACGCTGTCGGGCGTCGCGTTGGCGATACACTTCGCCGCGTGGTTCGAGAGCCTCGAGTGGACGAGCGTCGCCGCGAGCGTCACCCTCGTTCAGGCGCAGCCGGTGTTCGTCGCGCTCGGCGCGTGGCTGTTGCTCCGCGAACGGGTGACCCGCCGGATCGCCGTCGGGATCGGGATCGCCGTGGCCGGGATGGTCGCCATGTCGTTCGGGGACTTCCTCGGCGGCGTCCTCGTCGGCCCGGCACCGCTTTACGGCAACGCGCTGGCGCTCTTCGGCGCGGTGACGGCCGCCGGCTACGTCCTCGCCGGTCGATCGCTGCGACAGCGGCTCGCGTTGGTCCCGTACGTGGTCGTCGTCTACGGCGTCTGTACGGCGTCGCTTTTCGCGCTCGTCCTCGCGCAGGGACACCCGCTCTCCGGCTATCCTCCCCGGGAGTGGGCGGTCTTCCTCGGTCTGGCGGTCGGGCCGGGGCTGTTCGGACACACCGTGGTCAACTGGGCGCTCGGGTACCTCGAGTCGAGCGTCGTCTCGGTGTCGCTGCTCGGGGAGCCCGTGGGTGCGACGATCCTCGCGTTGGTGCTTCTCGGCGAGACGCCGACCCGCTTCACGGTCGTCGGCGGCGTGATCGTCCTCGCGGGGATCTACCTCACGACGACGGGATCCCGGTGA